In the Grimontia kaedaensis genome, one interval contains:
- a CDS encoding PLP-dependent cysteine synthase family protein — translation MMTEVNAPANSSQWVCDAIRKIEADFQRSADTHLIKLDLPYFPEIDIYLKDESTHPTGSLKHRLARSLFLYALCNGWIKEDTTIIESSSGSTAISEAYFARLLGLRFIAVVPRTTAKKKIEQIQFYGGEAHFVDRSDEIYAESRRLAQELNGHYMDQFTYAERATDWRSNNNIANSIFSQMKYERYPVPNWIVMSPGTGGTSATIGRFIRYRCQHTQLMAVDPENSVFHDFYKTGDQSLTLDRGGKIEGIGRPRVEPSFIPGVIDRMETIKDVDSVGTVHWLENILGRKAGASTGTNLYGVLMLAEEMQSRGETGSIVTLLCDSGERYLDTYFNEEWVDANIGDIAPTLEYLKKFG, via the coding sequence ATGATGACTGAAGTAAACGCTCCTGCTAATTCCTCACAATGGGTTTGCGACGCAATTCGTAAAATCGAAGCGGATTTCCAGCGCTCAGCGGATACCCACCTGATCAAACTGGATCTGCCGTATTTCCCAGAGATCGATATCTACCTGAAAGATGAAAGCACCCATCCAACGGGTAGCTTGAAACACCGTCTTGCACGTTCCCTTTTCCTTTACGCACTGTGTAATGGCTGGATCAAAGAAGACACCACTATCATCGAGTCATCTTCCGGCAGTACGGCAATTTCTGAGGCTTACTTCGCTCGCTTACTTGGCCTTCGTTTTATCGCTGTTGTGCCGCGTACCACGGCGAAAAAGAAAATCGAACAAATACAGTTCTATGGCGGCGAAGCCCACTTTGTTGATCGCTCTGACGAAATTTACGCAGAATCACGCCGCCTTGCGCAGGAACTGAATGGCCATTATATGGACCAATTCACCTACGCTGAGCGTGCCACCGACTGGCGCAGCAACAACAACATCGCCAACAGCATTTTCAGTCAGATGAAGTACGAGCGTTACCCTGTGCCAAACTGGATTGTGATGAGCCCTGGTACCGGCGGTACTTCCGCCACCATCGGCCGTTTCATCCGCTACCGTTGCCAGCATACGCAATTGATGGCGGTTGACCCAGAAAACTCGGTTTTCCATGATTTCTACAAAACCGGTGACCAGTCACTCACTTTGGATCGCGGCGGAAAAATCGAGGGCATCGGCCGCCCTCGCGTTGAGCCAAGCTTTATCCCAGGCGTGATTGACCGTATGGAAACCATCAAAGACGTAGACAGTGTCGGCACGGTCCACTGGTTGGAAAACATCCTCGGTCGAAAAGCAGGTGCATCAACAGGCACCAACTTATATGGCGTATTGATGCTGGCAGAAGAGATGCAATCACGCGGCGAAACAGGTTCTATTGTCACCCTGCTTTGCGACAGCGGCGAACGTTACTTAGATACCTATTTCAATGAAGAGTGGGTGGACGCGAACATTGGTGATATCGCGCCGACGCTGGAATACCTGAAGAAGTTTGGTTAA
- a CDS encoding helix-turn-helix domain-containing protein, giving the protein MGITIDLDVMMARRKMRLKELSKLVGVTEQNLSILKNGKAKAVRFSTLEKICEVLECQPGDILIYAADKAAESE; this is encoded by the coding sequence ATGGGAATTACAATCGACCTGGACGTTATGATGGCCAGGCGCAAAATGAGGCTCAAAGAACTATCAAAATTGGTGGGTGTGACGGAGCAGAATCTTTCAATACTGAAAAACGGAAAAGCAAAGGCAGTACGGTTTAGTACGCTGGAGAAGATCTGTGAGGTTTTGGAATGTCAGCCAGGGGATATATTGATCTACGCTGCTGACAAAGCTGCGGAATCTGAATAG
- the queC gene encoding 7-cyano-7-deazaguanine synthase QueC — MKKAVVVFSGGQDSTTCLIQALSEFDEVHCITFDYNQRHKQEIDVARDVASALGATSHKVMDVGLLNELAISSLTRDNILVSHELQENGLPNSFVPGRNILFLTLAGIYAYQLGAQTVITGVCETDFSGYPDCRNDFVQAMNKSLVLGMDRELEIRTPLMWLNKAETWALADKYGKLEFVRDHTLTCYNGVIGKGCGDCPACDLRQKGLDSYLEDKENVMASLDSKSV; from the coding sequence ATGAAAAAAGCTGTTGTCGTCTTTAGTGGCGGACAGGATTCAACCACCTGCCTGATTCAGGCGCTGTCTGAGTTTGACGAAGTGCATTGTATTACCTTCGACTATAACCAGCGCCACAAGCAGGAAATCGACGTCGCGCGTGATGTTGCGAGCGCGCTGGGTGCCACTTCGCACAAAGTGATGGACGTTGGTCTGCTGAACGAACTGGCGATCAGTTCGCTGACCCGTGACAACATTCTGGTTTCTCACGAGCTTCAGGAAAATGGCCTGCCAAATTCTTTTGTACCAGGTCGTAACATTCTGTTCCTGACACTGGCAGGCATTTACGCTTACCAGTTGGGCGCACAAACCGTGATCACCGGTGTGTGTGAAACAGACTTCTCTGGCTACCCGGATTGCCGCAATGACTTTGTGCAGGCAATGAATAAGTCGCTTGTCTTGGGGATGGATCGTGAGCTCGAAATCCGCACGCCGCTGATGTGGCTGAACAAAGCAGAGACCTGGGCACTGGCGGATAAATACGGCAAGCTGGAGTTTGTACGCGACCACACCCTGACCTGCTACAACGGCGTGATTGGCAAAGGTTGTGGCGATTGCCCTGCTTGTGACCTTCGCCAGAAAGGTCTGGACAGCTACCTGGAAGACAAAGAGAACGTGATGGCGTCGCTGGACAGCAAAAGTGTCTGA
- a CDS encoding ABC transporter transmembrane domain-containing protein, with amino-acid sequence MSKRGTLKRLLSYLLNDKAGFAVAAIFLLFAVVADVSGPWLIRIFLDDYVAQDYYPPNVLWGLALAYIAVTVLSGLLHYAYGIRFSRIAIEIVQTIRKRVYASIINQPLSAFDYVPAGKLVSRVTNDTESLKELYVQVVASFLQATALIIAMLTAMYLLSPTLTVVVAILIPSVVLVMYYYQRRSSPAYRDSRDLLTDINSVMSESIQGMSLIQLMGQEQRFSERFADLTEQHFNTEVRIVKINGIYLRPLIDLMSGVALISLAALFGWHGNELIGVGVLYAFISYLGRVTEPLIELMQRLSLLQQAIMAGERLFELMDAKQYVYGDDDRAIESGTIDIEGLNFSYDSKTQVLTDVNVSVKEGGFLALVGHTGSGKSTLASLLMGFYPVQKGTLKLGGRELSTLTQNALRSGIAMVQQDPHVLSDTFRANVSLGRDISDEAIWQALEQVDMADYVKHLPSELDTAIGTGDITLSAGQKQLLALARVLVDKPRILILDEATANIDSGTEERVQQALAALRNTMTIVVIAHRLSTIADADNILVLHRGHVEEQGNHQQLLANKGRYWQMYELQQTRAHLEELEQIASGETETQEGVA; translated from the coding sequence ATGAGTAAACGTGGAACCTTAAAACGCCTTCTGAGTTACCTGCTTAATGACAAAGCAGGCTTCGCGGTGGCGGCTATCTTCCTGCTGTTTGCGGTGGTAGCCGATGTCAGCGGCCCGTGGTTAATTCGAATTTTCCTCGATGACTATGTCGCTCAGGATTACTATCCACCAAATGTTCTATGGGGGCTGGCCTTGGCCTACATTGCGGTCACGGTACTCTCAGGTCTGTTGCACTATGCCTATGGGATCCGGTTCAGCCGAATCGCGATTGAAATCGTCCAAACTATTCGCAAACGTGTGTATGCCAGCATCATCAACCAGCCTTTGTCGGCGTTTGACTATGTACCAGCAGGTAAATTGGTCTCGCGCGTCACCAACGATACCGAATCGCTGAAAGAGCTTTACGTGCAAGTGGTCGCGAGTTTCCTGCAAGCGACAGCGCTGATCATCGCCATGCTGACGGCCATGTACTTATTGAGCCCGACACTCACGGTTGTAGTAGCGATTCTTATCCCTTCTGTGGTTTTGGTAATGTATTACTACCAACGCCGCTCGTCACCCGCTTATCGCGACTCGCGAGACTTGCTGACCGACATTAACAGTGTGATGAGTGAGTCGATTCAGGGGATGAGTCTAATTCAGTTGATGGGACAGGAGCAGCGTTTCTCAGAGCGCTTTGCAGATTTAACCGAGCAACACTTCAACACCGAAGTGCGCATCGTGAAAATCAACGGCATTTATCTTCGCCCGCTGATCGATTTGATGTCCGGTGTGGCACTGATCTCTTTGGCTGCGCTATTCGGTTGGCACGGCAATGAGTTGATTGGTGTGGGTGTGCTTTACGCCTTTATCAGTTACCTCGGCCGTGTCACTGAGCCATTGATAGAACTGATGCAGCGCTTGTCTTTGCTGCAACAGGCGATCATGGCGGGCGAGCGTCTGTTCGAGCTTATGGATGCCAAACAATATGTTTATGGTGACGATGACCGCGCCATTGAATCCGGCACCATCGATATTGAAGGGCTGAACTTCAGCTATGACAGTAAAACGCAGGTGCTGACCGATGTGAATGTCTCGGTTAAAGAGGGCGGCTTCCTGGCTCTGGTAGGACATACTGGCAGCGGTAAGAGTACGCTCGCTTCCTTGCTGATGGGCTTTTATCCGGTACAAAAAGGCACGCTGAAGTTGGGTGGCAGAGAGCTGTCGACCCTGACCCAAAACGCGCTCCGTTCTGGTATTGCCATGGTTCAGCAAGACCCGCACGTGCTATCTGATACCTTCCGCGCCAACGTGAGCCTTGGCCGCGATATTTCAGATGAAGCGATTTGGCAGGCGTTGGAACAGGTCGATATGGCGGACTACGTGAAGCACTTGCCGTCAGAGTTAGATACCGCCATTGGTACTGGTGACATTACGCTTTCCGCGGGTCAGAAGCAGCTTCTGGCGCTGGCGCGTGTGCTGGTGGATAAGCCGCGCATCCTGATTCTGGATGAAGCGACCGCCAACATCGACTCCGGCACCGAAGAGCGTGTGCAGCAAGCACTGGCAGCACTGCGAAATACCATGACGATTGTGGTGATCGCGCACCGTCTTTCGACCATTGCCGATGCCGACAACATTCTGGTGCTGCATCGTGGTCACGTGGAAGAGCAGGGTAACCATCAGCAGCTTTTGGCGAACAAAGGTCGTTACTGGCAGATGTACGAGCTACAACAAACCCGAGCACATCTGGAAGAGCTGGAGCAAATTGCCTCTGGTGAGACAGAAACGCAGGAAGGAGTCGCCTAA
- a CDS encoding eCIS core domain-containing protein, with product MYSVELSTNEKKPCACPKCAANQAQASPLRHKKSEILSKPKSLMIATGHDQFEQEADRMANNVVSMSQPLVSPRHNIGQVARSGTVHRSASLPITNFSSSAARSTEAPDIVHQALGEKGRPLDNETQSFMSSRFGYNFSSVRVHTSRLAGLSAEAIGANAYTSGNHIVFSPQQYAPGTDVGKRLIAHELTHVIQQQNASATTGKIQKQANNKSASPKTSPAPVCGPDVTQQVKNAVSRTGSTFGGWPKKDREDHCDALDSYKTGGFAWDIFELHNNAWIYQNYRPACATKGANPPCGSTVEVDSECSYAGSPNYVIYGKMCKLCYDHYKAQSNTSGMKRFTKSEMKSWINYYKGTGITPWGTPSGNFIPSTEWAVAGYDGWPGVSSPKGDRPTCNPTCPTAYKGRNFRVAWFRYSNAKRTFI from the coding sequence ATGTACAGTGTTGAGCTGAGCACCAACGAGAAAAAGCCATGTGCATGTCCGAAATGTGCAGCCAATCAGGCACAAGCATCTCCATTGAGGCATAAAAAGTCAGAGATTTTGTCCAAACCGAAGTCACTGATGATAGCGACTGGACATGATCAGTTTGAGCAGGAAGCTGATCGTATGGCAAATAATGTGGTCTCAATGTCTCAACCTTTAGTATCACCTCGTCACAACATTGGCCAAGTTGCAAGAAGCGGTACGGTCCATCGATCTGCATCCCTACCCATCACCAATTTTTCCAGTTCGGCCGCCAGAAGTACTGAAGCCCCAGACATCGTTCATCAAGCGCTGGGGGAGAAGGGGCGGCCGCTGGATAATGAAACCCAGTCATTTATGTCTTCTCGGTTTGGGTACAATTTTTCAAGTGTCAGAGTGCATACAAGTCGGTTGGCAGGTCTTTCTGCTGAGGCGATTGGAGCGAATGCTTATACGTCAGGCAATCACATTGTTTTTTCACCCCAGCAATATGCACCGGGTACAGATGTGGGTAAGCGGTTGATCGCACATGAATTGACTCACGTCATTCAGCAACAAAACGCGTCGGCGACGACAGGGAAAATTCAAAAACAAGCCAATAATAAGTCAGCGTCACCGAAGACAAGTCCAGCACCTGTTTGTGGACCAGATGTCACGCAACAAGTTAAAAATGCGGTATCCCGCACCGGTTCAACGTTTGGTGGGTGGCCCAAAAAAGATCGGGAAGACCATTGTGACGCGCTGGATAGCTACAAAACCGGTGGGTTTGCTTGGGATATCTTTGAGCTTCATAACAATGCATGGATTTACCAGAATTATCGCCCAGCTTGTGCGACAAAAGGGGCAAATCCGCCATGCGGTTCAACTGTAGAAGTCGATAGTGAGTGTAGTTATGCAGGCTCGCCCAACTATGTGATTTATGGAAAGATGTGCAAGCTTTGCTATGACCACTATAAAGCACAAAGTAATACTTCTGGTATGAAGCGTTTCACCAAGAGTGAGATGAAAAGTTGGATCAATTATTATAAAGGTACTGGTATTACGCCTTGGGGAACACCGTCAGGAAACTTCATTCCCTCCACTGAGTGGGCGGTTGCGGGCTATGACGGATGGCCAGGTGTCAGTTCACCGAAAGGTGACAGGCCGACCTGTAATCCGACCTGCCCCACAGCTTATAAAGGAAGAAACTTTCGCGTGGCGTGGTTTCGATACAGCAATGCCAAGCGAACCTTTATTTAA
- a CDS encoding DUF2975 domain-containing protein — MQKIQTYSRNIRRAIQLLMCLLPLGAIYYWMTAQTDMDFISRFGIVGDTRDISAYTSAPLTLETRIFAVLASALPIGVLLYGMALLVKLFRRYESAEIFSVDTANCYRLLGFTFFYWVLANLVFGGLISVILSFNNPPGERVLSLSLGSVDIVTVLCGFMILTVGWVMREAQIIAEEHQHTI, encoded by the coding sequence ATGCAGAAAATACAAACTTACAGTCGAAACATCAGAAGAGCGATCCAACTACTGATGTGCCTTTTGCCCTTAGGCGCTATCTACTACTGGATGACGGCTCAAACGGACATGGATTTTATTTCGCGGTTTGGGATTGTTGGTGATACGCGTGATATCAGTGCCTATACATCAGCACCGTTGACCTTAGAAACCCGTATTTTTGCTGTTCTTGCGAGTGCCTTGCCTATCGGTGTGTTGCTCTACGGTATGGCTCTGCTGGTAAAACTGTTTCGCCGCTATGAATCCGCTGAGATCTTCTCGGTAGATACCGCAAATTGCTACCGCCTGCTGGGGTTCACCTTTTTCTATTGGGTTCTGGCAAATCTGGTTTTTGGTGGGTTGATATCCGTTATCCTCAGCTTCAATAATCCGCCAGGCGAGCGTGTGCTTTCTCTCTCTTTGGGAAGTGTAGATATTGTTACTGTGCTCTGTGGCTTTATGATACTGACAGTTGGCTGGGTTATGCGTGAGGCACAAATCATCGCCGAAGAACACCAGCACACAATTTAG
- a CDS encoding Lrp/AsnC family transcriptional regulator, with the protein MTISLDNVDRQLLDCLQRDASLSLSDLAERVNLTTTPCWKRLKRLEESGILQKRVALLDPEALGLSFTAFVQIKTSNHSETWYRKFVDVITPFAEVMECYRMAGEYDYMLKVQVADMAAFDRFYKKLVNSIDGLTNVTSTFAMEPLKYTTALPL; encoded by the coding sequence ATGACAATTTCACTGGATAATGTAGATCGCCAATTGTTAGATTGCTTGCAGCGTGACGCATCGCTGTCACTGTCAGATCTTGCCGAACGGGTAAACCTCACAACCACGCCTTGTTGGAAACGTCTCAAACGTCTTGAAGAAAGTGGCATCTTGCAAAAGCGTGTCGCCCTTTTAGACCCTGAAGCGTTGGGGCTCTCGTTCACCGCCTTTGTCCAAATTAAAACCTCAAACCACTCTGAAACCTGGTACCGCAAGTTTGTGGATGTCATTACCCCCTTCGCTGAAGTGATGGAATGCTATCGCATGGCAGGAGAATACGACTACATGTTAAAGGTGCAAGTGGCAGACATGGCGGCATTTGACCGCTTCTATAAAAAGCTGGTTAACAGTATTGATGGCCTGACCAACGTCACGTCAACGTTCGCGATGGAGCCTTTGAAATACACTACCGCGTTACCGCTCTAA
- a CDS encoding SmdA family multidrug ABC transporter permease/ATP-binding protein, with protein MRIFLELGWFFRMAWKRYVGAIVLLFFVAGFELIPPKAIGWLVDGVMAGDISKNQMFIALGAIVALWIVVYFMRVVWRVWLFGAAAQLGTVLRDKLYQHFTRHAPRFFERYRTGDLMARSTNDVKAVVMTAGEGVLTLADSLIMGVAVLIVMTTTISWELTLLALAPMPVMAIMVNRFGKQLHHRFSASQAAFSSLSEETQSSLNGIRMIRAFGLESQQVDRFNAVADDTGEKNMAVAKVDAMFDPVIFLTIGTSFFCSIAGGGYMVANGTLTLGELTAFTLYQGLMIWPMLAVAWLFNIIERGSAAWKRIKELLEEKPDLVDGDKALPAERETLSIAIDQFTWRGHDIPALRDVNVELAPGRMLGVAGPVGSGKTTILSLMLRLEDPVQGRVSYGGTDLRDFKLGEWRGKLAVVTQAPFLFSRSIADNIALGKPDATREEIREAAKLACIDEDIMQFPEGYETLVGEKGITLSGGQKQRISIARALLLDAEILVMDDALSAVDGRTEHHILKNLHDRAQHQTTVVIAHRLSALESADEIIVLQKGHIEERGTHKALVNANGWYAEMQRYQQLEQALEEAL; from the coding sequence ATGCGCATATTTTTGGAACTCGGGTGGTTTTTCCGAATGGCGTGGAAACGCTATGTCGGCGCCATTGTACTCTTATTTTTCGTCGCCGGTTTTGAACTGATCCCGCCGAAAGCCATTGGTTGGCTGGTGGACGGTGTCATGGCAGGCGATATCAGCAAAAACCAAATGTTTATCGCGCTTGGGGCGATTGTTGCGCTCTGGATCGTGGTGTATTTCATGCGCGTTGTCTGGCGCGTATGGCTGTTTGGCGCTGCGGCGCAGCTCGGCACCGTACTTCGTGACAAGCTTTATCAGCACTTTACCCGCCATGCGCCACGTTTTTTTGAGCGTTACCGCACGGGCGATTTGATGGCGCGCTCCACCAATGATGTGAAGGCTGTTGTGATGACGGCGGGTGAGGGCGTATTGACGCTGGCAGACTCGTTGATCATGGGGGTTGCGGTGCTGATTGTCATGACCACCACCATCAGCTGGGAACTGACCCTGTTGGCGCTGGCACCCATGCCAGTGATGGCGATTATGGTGAACCGCTTCGGTAAACAGCTCCATCATAGATTCAGCGCTTCACAGGCGGCATTTTCATCGCTCTCGGAAGAAACCCAATCGTCGCTCAATGGCATTCGGATGATCCGCGCGTTTGGTTTGGAGTCTCAGCAGGTTGACCGCTTTAATGCGGTGGCGGATGACACGGGCGAAAAGAACATGGCCGTAGCAAAAGTCGATGCCATGTTTGACCCAGTGATCTTCCTGACCATTGGTACCTCGTTTTTCTGCTCGATTGCAGGTGGTGGTTACATGGTGGCAAATGGCACCTTAACCTTGGGCGAGCTGACCGCATTTACCCTTTATCAAGGCTTGATGATCTGGCCGATGCTGGCGGTTGCCTGGTTATTCAACATCATCGAACGTGGTTCGGCTGCGTGGAAACGTATTAAAGAGTTGCTGGAAGAAAAGCCGGATTTGGTAGACGGCGATAAAGCCTTACCAGCAGAACGTGAAACCCTTTCTATCGCGATTGATCAGTTCACTTGGCGCGGACATGACATTCCAGCGCTTCGCGATGTGAATGTTGAATTGGCACCCGGAAGAATGCTGGGTGTGGCGGGGCCAGTGGGCAGCGGTAAAACCACCATTTTGTCTTTGATGCTGCGTTTGGAAGATCCTGTTCAGGGTCGCGTCAGCTATGGCGGTACAGACCTTCGCGATTTCAAGCTGGGCGAGTGGCGCGGCAAGCTTGCGGTTGTTACTCAGGCTCCGTTTTTGTTCTCTCGCAGCATTGCCGACAACATTGCGCTGGGTAAGCCGGACGCAACACGCGAAGAAATCCGTGAAGCGGCGAAGCTTGCGTGTATTGATGAAGACATCATGCAGTTCCCGGAAGGCTACGAAACGCTGGTGGGAGAAAAGGGTATTACGCTTTCCGGTGGTCAAAAACAGCGGATTTCCATTGCCCGTGCTTTGCTGCTGGATGCGGAAATTTTGGTAATGGACGATGCCCTATCAGCGGTGGATGGCCGCACTGAGCACCACATCCTGAAAAATCTTCACGACCGCGCACAGCACCAGACCACCGTAGTGATTGCACATCGTTTGTCGGCGTTGGAATCGGCCGATGAAATCATCGTGTTGCAAAAAGGGCATATTGAAGAGCGTGGCACGCACAAAGCCTTGGTGAATGCCAACGGCTGGTATGCCGAAATGCAGCGTTATCAGCAACTCGAACAAGCACTGGAGGAGGCGCTATGA
- a CDS encoding GNAT family N-acetyltransferase yields MTISKATLEDVNGVAYLFNLYRMFYGKESDIDLACSFIHSRLENRDSTIFIARDEAGHAIGFTQLYPTFSSVSATKSWILNDLFVLDSQRGKGIGQALLGAAKALAIDTGANGLALETAPDNFGAQRLYESLGYVKDETYFHYFLSV; encoded by the coding sequence ATGACCATCTCTAAAGCAACACTAGAAGACGTTAACGGCGTCGCCTATCTTTTTAACCTCTACCGTATGTTCTATGGCAAAGAAAGTGACATCGACCTCGCTTGCAGCTTCATTCATTCCCGACTTGAAAACCGGGATTCAACCATTTTTATTGCCAGAGATGAAGCCGGACATGCTATCGGATTTACTCAGCTATACCCCACTTTCTCATCGGTCTCCGCAACCAAAAGCTGGATTCTGAATGACCTGTTTGTACTGGACTCCCAACGCGGTAAAGGCATAGGACAAGCCCTGTTAGGCGCAGCTAAAGCACTGGCGATTGATACAGGGGCGAATGGGTTGGCGCTCGAAACTGCACCGGATAATTTTGGCGCACAAAGGCTTTATGAGTCGTTGGGTTATGTTAAGGATGAAACCTATTTTCACTACTTCCTCAGCGTATAA